In a single window of the Nocardioides sp. L-11A genome:
- a CDS encoding MFS transporter, with the protein MTSTTARPTTRRGLHPAWAVAAVAFLALIGAAGFRAAPGALMVPLHDEFGWSTSVMSLAVSINLVLFGLTAPFAAALMDRFGIRRVVAAALTLVALGAGSSVLMTASWQLLVSWGVLIGLGTGSMALVFAATIAQRWFEQRRGLVMGVLTAGSATGQLIFLPIVAALADGAGWRPASLVIAAAALAVVPVVWVVLRDHPAERGVLPYGADASWTPPPPVTGSATRRALEGLGYAARTRAFWALAGAFAICGATTNGLIGIHFIPSAHDHGMSATTAAGLLAVVGVFDIVGTVASGWLTDRFDPRALLVAYYLFRGLGLLLLPSLLADAVHPSMVLFIVIYGLDWVATVPPTVALCREAFGERGTIVFGWVFASHQLGAAVAAFGAGVIRDTLGAYTWAWWGGAALCAVAAVLSLMPARPGPRIAPTRRV; encoded by the coding sequence ATGACGTCGACGACCGCCCGACCCACCACGCGTCGCGGCCTGCACCCCGCGTGGGCCGTGGCCGCGGTGGCCTTCCTCGCCCTCATCGGCGCCGCCGGCTTCCGGGCCGCGCCGGGCGCGCTGATGGTGCCGCTGCACGACGAGTTCGGCTGGTCGACGAGCGTGATGTCGCTGGCGGTGAGCATCAACCTGGTCCTGTTCGGGCTCACCGCGCCGTTCGCGGCCGCGCTGATGGACCGGTTCGGCATCCGGCGCGTGGTCGCCGCGGCGCTCACCCTGGTCGCGCTCGGCGCGGGCAGCAGCGTGCTGATGACGGCGTCCTGGCAGCTGCTCGTCAGCTGGGGCGTGCTGATCGGCCTCGGCACCGGCTCGATGGCGCTCGTCTTCGCCGCGACGATCGCCCAGCGGTGGTTCGAGCAGCGCCGCGGACTGGTGATGGGCGTGCTGACCGCGGGCTCCGCGACCGGCCAGTTGATCTTCCTGCCGATCGTCGCGGCGCTGGCCGACGGCGCGGGCTGGCGCCCGGCATCGCTCGTCATCGCGGCGGCGGCACTGGCCGTCGTACCGGTGGTGTGGGTGGTGCTGCGCGATCACCCCGCCGAGCGCGGCGTCCTGCCGTACGGCGCGGACGCGTCCTGGACGCCGCCGCCTCCCGTCACCGGCAGTGCCACCCGCCGCGCGCTCGAGGGTCTGGGGTACGCCGCGCGGACCCGCGCGTTCTGGGCGCTCGCCGGGGCCTTCGCGATCTGCGGGGCCACGACGAACGGCCTGATCGGCATCCACTTCATCCCCTCGGCCCACGACCACGGGATGTCGGCCACGACGGCCGCCGGCCTGCTCGCCGTGGTCGGTGTCTTCGACATCGTCGGCACCGTCGCGTCCGGCTGGCTCACCGACCGCTTCGACCCGCGCGCGCTGCTCGTCGCCTACTACCTCTTCCGCGGCCTCGGCCTGCTTCTGCTGCCCAGTCTGCTCGCGGACGCCGTCCACCCGAGCATGGTGCTGTTCATCGTGATCTACGGCCTCGACTGGGTGGCCACCGTGCCGCCCACGGTCGCGCTGTGCCGCGAGGCGTTCGGCGAGCGCGGGACCATCGTCTTCGGCTGGGTCTTCGCCTCCCACCAGCTCGGCGCGGCCGTCGCCGCGTTCGGCGCGGGCGTCATCCGCGACACCCTCGGGGCCTACACGTGGGCCTGGTGGGGCGGCGCGGCCCTGTGCGCCGTCGCCGCCGTGCTGTCCCTGATGCCCGCGCGGCCCGGCCCCCGAATTGCACCGACCCGTCGCGTTTGA
- a CDS encoding biotin carboxylase N-terminal domain-containing protein, with protein sequence MSLKKVLIANRGEIAVRVIRAAKDAGIGSVAVYAEPDANALFVRLADEAYSLGGATPAETYLDIAKIIDVAKQSGADSVHPGYGFLAENAAFAQAVLDAGLIWIGPSPEAIDGLGDKAKAKQIALAAGAPLAPGLKDPVESADEITAFAKEHGLPVAIKAVFGGGGRGLKVARTLEEIPELYESATREAISAFGRGECLVEKFLDKPRHVETQCLADSHGNVVVVSTRDCSLQRRHQKLVEEAPAPFLTDEQNTRLYESSKAILREAGYVGAGTCEFLVAADGTISFLEVNTRLQVEHCVSEEVTGIDLVREMFRIAAGEELGYDDPEIRGHSIEYRINAEDGGNNFMPAPGTLTAWNPPQGPGVRVDGGYEVGETVPGAFDSLIAKLIITGSSRTQAIERSRRALSEFEVDGMPTAITFHEVIVDDPAWVGASNPSGEGSFDVYTTWIETDFDNQITPYGGAAGEAEEAGEKQKVVVEVGGKRIEVVLPAGLGGLSVGGGGGAKKPKRAAGKKAGAAASGDSVTSPMQGTIVKVAVEECQAVEEGDVIIVLEAMKMEQPLKAHKAGTVTGLSAEVGATIGNGEVVCELKD encoded by the coding sequence ATGAGTTTGAAGAAGGTCCTGATCGCCAACCGCGGCGAGATCGCCGTGCGGGTCATCCGCGCCGCCAAGGACGCCGGGATCGGGTCGGTCGCCGTGTACGCCGAGCCGGATGCGAACGCGCTGTTCGTGCGCCTGGCCGACGAGGCCTACTCCCTGGGCGGTGCCACGCCGGCGGAGACCTACCTCGACATCGCCAAGATCATCGACGTCGCGAAGCAGTCCGGCGCCGACTCGGTGCACCCGGGCTACGGCTTCCTCGCCGAGAACGCCGCGTTCGCGCAGGCCGTGCTCGACGCCGGGCTGATCTGGATCGGCCCCTCCCCCGAGGCGATCGACGGGCTGGGCGACAAGGCGAAGGCCAAGCAGATCGCCCTCGCTGCCGGCGCCCCGCTGGCCCCCGGCCTCAAGGACCCGGTCGAGTCGGCCGACGAGATCACCGCGTTCGCGAAGGAGCACGGCCTCCCGGTCGCCATCAAGGCGGTCTTCGGCGGCGGCGGCCGCGGGCTCAAGGTCGCGCGCACCCTCGAGGAGATCCCCGAGCTCTACGAGTCCGCCACCCGGGAGGCGATCAGCGCCTTCGGCCGCGGCGAGTGCCTGGTCGAGAAGTTCCTCGACAAGCCGCGCCACGTCGAGACCCAGTGCCTGGCCGACTCCCACGGCAACGTCGTGGTCGTCTCCACCCGCGACTGCTCCCTGCAGCGCCGCCATCAGAAGCTGGTCGAGGAGGCGCCCGCGCCGTTCCTCACCGACGAGCAGAACACCCGCCTCTACGAGTCGTCGAAGGCGATCCTGCGCGAGGCGGGCTATGTCGGCGCCGGCACCTGCGAGTTCCTCGTGGCCGCCGACGGCACCATCTCCTTCCTCGAGGTCAACACGCGCCTCCAGGTGGAGCACTGTGTGTCCGAGGAGGTCACCGGCATCGACCTGGTCCGCGAGATGTTCCGGATCGCCGCGGGCGAGGAGCTCGGGTACGACGACCCGGAGATCCGCGGCCACTCGATCGAGTACCGCATCAACGCCGAGGACGGCGGCAACAACTTCATGCCCGCCCCCGGCACCCTCACCGCGTGGAACCCGCCGCAGGGCCCCGGCGTCCGCGTCGACGGCGGCTACGAGGTCGGCGAGACCGTCCCCGGCGCCTTCGACTCGCTGATCGCCAAGCTGATCATCACCGGGTCCAGCCGCACGCAGGCGATCGAGCGCTCGCGTCGGGCGCTGTCGGAGTTCGAGGTCGACGGCATGCCGACCGCGATCACCTTCCACGAGGTGATCGTCGACGACCCGGCCTGGGTCGGCGCGTCCAACCCGTCGGGCGAGGGCTCGTTCGACGTCTACACGACGTGGATCGAGACCGACTTCGACAACCAGATCACGCCGTACGGCGGCGCGGCCGGTGAGGCCGAGGAAGCCGGTGAGAAGCAGAAGGTCGTCGTCGAGGTCGGCGGCAAGCGGATCGAGGTCGTCCTCCCGGCCGGTCTCGGTGGGCTCTCCGTCGGCGGTGGCGGTGGCGCCAAGAAGCCCAAGCGGGCGGCCGGCAAGAAGGCCGGCGCCGCGGCGTCCGGCGACTCGGTCACCTCGCCGATGCAGGGCACGATCGTCAAGGTCGCCGTCGAGGAGTGCCAGGCCGTCGAGGAGGGCGACGTCATCATCGTCCTCGAGGCGATGAAGATGGAGCAGCCGCTCAAGGCCCACAAGGCCGGCACCGTCACCGGCCTCTCCGCCGAGGTCGGTGCCACCATCGGCAACGGCGAGGTCGTCTGCGAGCTCAAGGACTGA
- a CDS encoding acyl-CoA carboxylase subunit epsilon — protein sequence MTEELTDAASRAESSPPLLRVVTPGTTPEEVAAIVAVLSAMGGGAPAPEAPRSEWTNPARRLRRTASSHPNPGRGAWRASALPR from the coding sequence ATGACCGAGGAGCTCACCGACGCGGCGAGCCGGGCGGAGTCTTCGCCGCCGCTGTTGCGCGTCGTCACCCCCGGCACCACGCCGGAGGAGGTCGCCGCGATCGTGGCGGTCCTCTCCGCGATGGGCGGTGGCGCTCCGGCGCCCGAGGCACCACGCTCGGAGTGGACCAACCCGGCCCGCCGCCTGCGTCGTACCGCCAGCTCCCACCCGAACCCCGGACGCGGCGCGTGGCGCGCCAGCGCCCTGCCCCGCTGA
- a CDS encoding acyl-CoA carboxylase subunit beta: MTEIDLHTTAGKLADFDRRTDEAVHAPAAKAQEKQHAKGRKTARERIELLFDEGSFVELDEFARHRSTAFGLEKNRPYGDGVITGYGTVDGRQVCVFSQDFTVFGGSLGEVYGEKITKVMDLAIKSGCPIIGINEGAGARIQEGVVSLGLYGEIFKRNVHASGVIPQISMIMGNCAGGHVYSPAVTDFTIMVDQTSAMFITGPDVIKTVTGEDVSMEELGGARAHNTKSGNAHYMASDEEDAFEYVKALLAFLPQNNLDEAPSYDEAADLEPTPADLALDTLIPDSPNQPYDMHDVIATIVDDGDFLEVQPLFAPNIIVGYGRVEGRSVGVVANQPMQFAGTLDIDASEKAARFVRFCDAFNIPVLTFVDVPGFLPGVDQEHLGIIRRGAKLIYAYAEATVPLVTIITRKAYGGAYDVMGSKHLGADINLSWPTGQIAVMGAQGAANIVHRRTLNDLAAGGASADQVEAKRAELIDEYETTLANPYIAAERGYVDGVIKPSETRAEVVKALRLLRNKRETLPPKKHGNIPL, from the coding sequence ATGACGGAGATCGACCTGCACACGACGGCGGGCAAGCTGGCGGACTTCGACCGCCGCACCGACGAGGCCGTGCACGCTCCCGCCGCCAAGGCGCAGGAGAAGCAGCACGCCAAGGGCCGCAAGACCGCCCGCGAGCGCATCGAGCTGCTCTTCGACGAGGGCAGCTTCGTCGAGCTCGACGAGTTCGCGCGCCACCGCTCGACCGCCTTCGGCCTCGAGAAGAACCGTCCGTACGGCGACGGCGTGATCACCGGCTACGGCACCGTCGACGGCCGCCAGGTCTGCGTGTTCTCGCAGGACTTCACCGTCTTCGGCGGCTCGCTCGGCGAGGTCTACGGCGAGAAGATCACCAAGGTCATGGACCTCGCGATCAAGTCCGGCTGCCCCATCATCGGCATCAACGAGGGCGCCGGCGCCCGCATCCAGGAGGGCGTCGTCTCGCTCGGCCTGTACGGCGAGATCTTCAAGCGCAATGTGCACGCCTCCGGCGTGATCCCGCAGATCTCGATGATCATGGGCAACTGCGCGGGCGGCCACGTCTACTCCCCCGCGGTCACCGACTTCACGATCATGGTCGACCAGACCTCGGCGATGTTCATCACCGGTCCCGACGTCATCAAGACGGTCACCGGCGAGGACGTCTCGATGGAGGAGCTCGGCGGCGCCCGCGCCCACAACACCAAGTCGGGCAACGCCCACTACATGGCCTCCGACGAGGAGGACGCCTTCGAGTACGTCAAGGCGCTGCTGGCCTTCCTGCCGCAGAACAACCTCGACGAGGCACCGTCGTACGACGAGGCGGCCGATCTCGAGCCGACGCCTGCGGACCTGGCCCTCGACACGCTGATCCCGGACTCCCCGAACCAGCCCTACGACATGCACGACGTCATCGCCACGATCGTCGACGACGGCGACTTCCTCGAGGTGCAGCCGCTGTTCGCGCCGAACATCATCGTCGGCTACGGCCGGGTCGAGGGCCGCTCGGTCGGCGTCGTGGCCAACCAGCCGATGCAGTTCGCCGGCACGCTCGACATCGACGCCTCGGAGAAGGCCGCCCGGTTCGTCCGCTTCTGCGACGCCTTCAACATCCCGGTGCTGACCTTCGTCGACGTCCCCGGCTTCCTGCCCGGCGTCGACCAGGAGCACCTCGGCATCATCCGCCGCGGCGCGAAGCTGATCTACGCCTACGCCGAGGCCACCGTCCCGCTGGTCACGATCATCACCCGCAAGGCCTACGGCGGCGCGTACGACGTCATGGGCTCCAAGCACCTCGGCGCCGACATCAACCTGTCGTGGCCGACCGGCCAGATCGCGGTGATGGGCGCCCAGGGCGCGGCCAACATCGTGCACCGGCGCACGCTCAACGACCTGGCCGCCGGCGGCGCCTCCGCCGATCAGGTGGAGGCCAAGCGGGCCGAGCTGATCGACGAGTACGAGACGACGCTGGCCAACCCCTATATCGCGGCCGAGCGCGGCTACGTCGACGGCGTGATCAAGCCGTCGGAGACCCGCGCCGAGGTGGTCAAGGCACTGCGCCTGCTGCGCAACAAGCGCGAGACGCTGCCGCCCAAGAAGCACGGGAACATCCCGCTGTGA
- a CDS encoding helix-turn-helix domain-containing protein produces the protein MTQQREDDRRGRSAVAAIVDAAFRLFAENGYDETSVDDIATAAGVSRSSFFRLFGSKEMVIFPDHDAILAAVEERLAASTEKSAILAVSDAVRVVLFHYIAEGPHARRRYRLTSTVPALRERELISGARYQQLFRQYISAWGDGSEESERRAELMAAAVVASHNHVLRRWLRGECEDPHVEIDEAMAQVNALFAPVPPAVAAPAPGAILVVRTDQDLAALAEQLRDGDPTG, from the coding sequence GTGACGCAACAGCGCGAGGACGACCGCCGCGGGAGGAGCGCCGTCGCGGCGATCGTCGACGCCGCCTTCCGCCTCTTCGCCGAGAACGGGTACGACGAGACCAGCGTCGACGACATCGCCACCGCCGCGGGCGTGAGCCGCAGCTCCTTCTTCCGGCTGTTCGGGTCGAAGGAGATGGTGATCTTCCCCGACCACGACGCGATCCTGGCCGCGGTCGAGGAGCGACTGGCCGCCTCGACCGAGAAGAGCGCCATCCTCGCCGTCTCCGACGCCGTCCGGGTGGTGTTGTTCCACTACATCGCCGAGGGGCCGCACGCCCGGCGGCGCTACCGGCTGACCTCGACGGTGCCCGCCCTGCGGGAGCGGGAGCTGATCAGCGGCGCCCGCTACCAGCAGCTGTTCCGGCAGTACATCAGTGCTTGGGGCGACGGCTCGGAGGAGTCCGAGCGCCGCGCCGAGCTGATGGCCGCCGCCGTCGTCGCCTCCCACAACCACGTGCTGCGCCGGTGGCTGCGCGGGGAGTGCGAGGATCCGCACGTCGAGATCGACGAGGCGATGGCCCAGGTCAACGCGCTCTTCGCGCCGGTGCCGCCGGCGGTCGCGGCCCCCGCTCCCGGGGCGATCCTGGTCGTCCGCACCGACCAGGACCTCGCAGCGCTCGCCGAGCAGCTGCGCGACGGCGACCCGACCGGCTGA